In Paludibaculum fermentans, the genomic stretch ATAGATCTCGCGCGGCTTGTGCACATTCGACTGGCTCAGCACGCACAGCACGTTGAAATCGACCTTCTCTTTCTGCATCGCCTCGACGCCGCGCATCACGTTTTTCCAGGTGCCATGGCCCGCTTTGTTGAAGCGGTAGAGGTCGTTTACCTCCTCCGGTCCGTCCAGCGAGATGCCGATCAGGAACTTGTACTCGCGGAAGAGCTGGCCCCAATCCTTGTCGAGCAGGACGCCGTTGGTCTGCAGGGCATTCGAAACGGACTGCCCATTGCGGCCATGCCGTTGCTGCAGGTCTACCAGCTTCTGGAAGAACGGCAGTCCGGCAAGTGTCGGTTCACCGCCCTGGAATGCGAAGGTCGAGGCCGGGTAGGAGTAGAACAGGTAGTTGTCCACCAGCCGCTCCAGCGTATCGTTGGTCATCAGCCGCGCCGGCAGTTCCTTGTAGGGATCGGCATCGCGGTCGAGATAGAAGCAGTAGGAGCAGTCGAGGTTGCAGACGGCCGAGGCCGGTTTGATGAGCAGCGAAGTGATACGCGGTGCCTGGCCCTGGATGGACGCGGTCGAATAGCTGTCGTTGACGATCGCAAAGGGATTCCCAGGCGTCATATGCTCGGAGTGTATCACTATGACCCCGGACGGCCTGTCAGCCCACATTCATGAGCGGATGCTTGCCTTGGCGGACGCCGGGTTCGCCGCCGGCCAGCGCCGCTTTTTCCAGCATGAAGTGGACACCTATGGTGTACGGACCCAACATCTGAACGGCCTTGTCCGTGAGGTGTACGCCGAGGTCAAAGCGTGGCCGCTGGCTGACCGCAATGCGTTGATGAAGCGCCTGTGGGAGACCGGGAAGCTGGAGTCCGGAACCCTCGCCTGCCACGTCTACCGCCGTTTCGCCCGGCAGTGCACGTCCTGCGAGTTCCAACTGTTCGAGCGCTGGCTCGACCGCTATGTTCACAACTGGGCCCACACCGACGGTGTGGCGTCCTGGCTGCTGGCCGCCTGCATCGAGAACGTACCCGAGTTGCGCTTTTCACTCAAGCCCTGGACGGCTGCCCCCAACCGTTGGAAACGCCGCGCCTCGGCGGTGGCCCTGCTGCAGGAGGCCAAGGCCGGCCGCCATGCGGACTACATCTTCGAAATCGCCCGCCTGCTGCTGCCGGATCGCGACGACATGGTGGAAAAAGGGGTGGGCTGGCTGCTGAAAGAGGCCTATCCCCAGCGTCCGCTGGAGACGCACGCCTTCCTGCTGGAGAACCGTGACCTCGCGACGCGCCTCACACTGCGCTATGCGGCGGAGAAGATGACGCCGGAACACCGGCAATCGCTGCTCGCATCTCATCGATGAGCGCGTCGATGGTGAAGGGCTTGGGGATGAACCGTCCGGGCAGCGACTCGATTCGTGTCTCGTGGCTGTAGCCCGACATGAACAGCACCGGGATCTCCGGGTTGATGGCACGCATCTGTCTCACCATGTCGACACCCGTCATGCGCGGCATGACGACGTCCGTGACGACAAGATCGAAGGTACGGCCGGCAAAAAGCTCCAGGGCTTCGGCGCCCGACCCGGCCGGCTGCACCTGAAATCCGGACCGGTCCAGCGCGGTAGCCAGAAACTCCCGCACCGCCTGCTCGTCCTCCACCAGCAGGATCCGCGCTCCGGTGCCGGCCTCGGCTGGAGCTGTCTCTGCCTGCCCGGCCGGACTGGCGACGCCGGTGCGGGCGGGAAAGTGGATCAAAAACTGGGTGCCCTGCCCGGGTTCGCTATGCACCTCGATCGCGCCCTGGTTCTGCCGCACGATGCCATACACCGTCGCCAACCCCAGCCCGGTGCCGCGCCCGGTCTCTTTCGTGGTGAAGAAGGGCTCGAAGATCTTCGGCAGGAGATCGTTGGCAATCCCCGCTCCGGAATCGCGGAACTCCAGAGTCACGTGCGGACCCGGCAGCAGCCCCGTCAGGTCACCGGTGTGGCCGCTTTCGATCCGGGAGATGTATGTCCGGAGCGCGATCCGGCCGCCGCCCGGCATGGCGTCCTTGGCGTTTGCCGCCAGATTCACGAGAATCTGTGAGATCTGGCTGGGATCGGCCAGGATCACCGGCAGTTGGGCGGCTGGTTGAAAAGTCACCTCAATACGCGCCCCCAGCAGGGGCGGCAGCAGTTGCAGGGTCTCGCGGATCTCCAGGTTGAGATCCAACAGCCGGGGCTGTGTAATCTGCCTCCGGCTGAAGGTGAGCAATTGGCGCGTGAGCTCCGCTGCCCGTTCGGCGGCTTTCTTCACTTGCTCCAGCGAAGACGTGGGCGACTGCCCGCGGCCCGCCTGATTGCGGGCAATCTCGTTGAATCCGAGAATCGCGGTGAGCAGGTTGTTGAAGTCGTGCGCCACGCCGCCCGCCAGGCGGCCGACGGCTTCCATCTTGCTGGTCTGGCGGATCTGCTCTTCCATCTCCTTGCGCTGCCGGATGTCCTCCAGCAGCACGATGCAGTAATCCGGCGAACCGTCCGGCGTCAGCGCGATGGAGATGCGGGCCCGCGCCCAAACCGCATCGCCGCTCTTGGCTACAAAGGCGCGTTCAAAGTCGTGGTGGCGGGCCTCGCCGATCACCAGGTCGAACGCCCGCTGCCGGGCGACGGCATGCTCTTTCGGGTCTACAATGTCGAGATAGTTCATCCCGCGCAACTCTTCCCACGCATAGCCGAAGATCTCGCAGAACTGGTTGTTGGCGAGAATGAAAGCGCCGGTGGTTGAGACGTGGGCTATGCCCAGGGGCGCCTCGGCAAAGGTGGTGCGGAAGCGCCGCTCCACTTCGTCCACTTCGCGCACCCGGCGGCTGGCCTCGTGTTGGAGATCGCGATTCCACTTCCAGGCCAGGACAATGCCGCCTCCGCAGAGCGCCAGGATCAGCGACATCGTCACGCGGCTCATCAGCGTCCACAACATGCTCAACACCAGCAGGTTGCGGCCAATGCGTTCGGCGGAACCGGAGTGGAATGTGGCTTCCAGCCGGTGCCACATCATGTCGGTGACTCCGAACATGATCACGGCAAGGATGACGGCGCCGGCCAGCACTCCGGCGAAGACGGTGCGGGCGGAAACCGGCGCCTGGTTCAGCAACCCGAAATTGCGCTGCTTCCAGCGTTCCACCGCGGGGGAACAGAGATGCAGGATCACCGCGGCGGCGGCCGCGTCCACCAACGCGCCCAGCCACCAAGCTTCCCATTGGGCCAGCGTTACCTGCGCCTGCGCATCGCTCATCTGGCTGAGGAAGAACGAACCGGAGGAAGCGACCAGAGTACAGAGCAGCGCGCTCATAAAGTAGCCCAGGCGCGCCGCTGCATTGCGGAACTGGTAAGGGAGGCCCGAAAGCCGGTAGACAATGGCCAGGATTGTCAGCGCTGATGCGTCAACGAGACTGAACGGCGCCAGCCAGCGTAGGGGGACATGCACAGCCACGCCAATGCCCAGACACGCCGCAATCACCGGCAGCAGGGCATACTCCAGCCCGAACCAGAACATCAGGACAATGCCCGCCGCGAAGGGGGGGAAGATCGCGATGCGCCAGTCGCCCACAGCCACCCGGTTGAGTGGCATCGAGACCGAGGAAAAGCCGTACAACCAGCTCAATCCGGTGAAGCCCACGCATCCGGCCAGCAACAGCAGGGCGGGCCGCTGGCGCCACAGACCGCACTGAAACAGCATCCACACGGGAATGGGCGCCCAACTCCCGTGGGCCGCAGGATCCGGTCTACTGGCGGACGCTGGCTCAGAATGACGCACAACGATTTAATCGGCTGCTTCGAAGGATTCTGCACACCGGGGCGCAAGATAAGCGCCCCGGTGTGCCGTTCGGATTATGATACCCGAAGCTGCCGGTTTCCGTTGCTTAGAGTGGAAGTATCTCTTCCCGCAACGGATCGAAGTTCAGCCGCCGCTTCTGCACATAGCTGATGTTGCCCAGGTGCGAAGCCATGGCCGAGCGGTGGCCCGTGTAGACATCGCAGTTCGGCCGCTGCCGGGTCTTGCAGCACTCCAGGAAGTTCTTGACGTGGTCGAGCGTGAAATCGTAGTTCGGCCCCATCACTTCCACCGGCTTCGCCCCGCGCTCCGCACTGGTGTACTCATACCGCCGCCGGTCGATGTAGAGCTTGCCCTTGGTGCCGCAGAATTCGATGCCCTCGCCGCGAATGCCGGGCGCCAGGGTGGCTTCGAACGTCGCCGTGAACTCGTTGCCGTACTCCAGCAGGACGTTGATGGTATCCGGAGCCGTGCGGCCGTCCTTGTAGCAGTAGACGCCGCCCGCGGCCACGCCGGAGGTGGGCGAGTCTGTGCCCATGAACATGTGCACCACGTCGATCCAGTGGGTCATCAGGTCGGTCACCTGGCCGCCGCCGAAGTCGAGGTACGCGCGCCAGTTCCAGAACTGTTGCGGATCCCAGTCGCGCCATTTCACTGGACCCAGGAAGCGAGCCCAATCCAGGTTCGACGGCAGGGTCGCCAGCGACGGCGGAGCCTTCCGCAGGTGGTAGCCGTTGCCGTGCCACCAGGTACGGACCAGCGAGATCTTGCCCAGCACGCCCTCGTCGATATACTTCTTCTTCGCCTCGATGTAGTGCGCGCCGGAGCGCTGCTGCAGGCCGACCTGGCACACGCGGTTGTTCACGCGCGCGGCCTTCACGATCAGCGGACCTTCCTCCATCCGCAGCGTCAGCGGCTTCTCGACGTAGACGTCCTTACCCGCGTTCAGCGCGTCGATGGCCACAGTGGAGTGCCAGTGGTCTGGGGTGGCGATCAGAACTGCGTCGATGCCCTTCTCTTCCAGCAACTGGCGGTGGTCCTTGAAGCCCTTCGCGCCCGGCGCCATCTTCTGCGCGCGGTCGATCATTTCGGCGTAAACATCACACGCCGCCACGAGATTGGTGTCGCCGGTCTTCAGGAAGTTGCCCATCACGCCGCGGCCGCGTTCGCCGGCGCCGATGAGGCCCATGTTGATCTTGTCGTTGGCGCCCAGGATCCGGGAATAGGAGAGAGCCGACCAGGCAATGGCGGCCTGACCGGCGGAGCGCAAGAACGCTCGCCGCGCGTGAGTCTGACTTGGCATGCAGGAATTATATCCCCGCCGCGCCCTTTCCGGCGGACCGATCTGCGGGTTTGTTCACGCAGATTTGTAATCGGTTCACGGAAACGGCGGCCCCGCGTTGCTGCGCATTCCCATGGCGTTCAGGGCACCGACGAAAGATACTCGCCGGGGCGGTGGACCGCTCACGCCCGGCCCACTCCGATACAATCATCCTTCGGAGAATTCCCTATGCGTATCCTGCTGTCCTGTTTACTGCTGGCCCTGCCCCTGGCCGCGCAAACCCTCCAGATCACGAAAGGAGCCGCCGAATACCAGGTCTACCAGCGCGGACCCGGCAACACCGCCACCATCCGCGTGGAAGGCTCCGCCCAGGGCGCCGCCGGCAAAGCCGTGGAAGCCCGCCTGGTCGCGGCCGGCCTGCCCGCCAAAGACCTCGACTGGAAACCCGCCGGCAAGGCCACCGCCACCGGTTTCACGGTCGAACTCGCGAACGTCCCCACCGGCGGCCCCTATCGCCTGGAACTGCGTGTTGGCGGCGGACCCGTCACCGCCGTTTCCAACCTGCTAGTGGGCGACCTCTGGCTGCTGGCCGGCCAATCCAACATGGAAGGCGTCGGCAACCTCGAGAACACACCGCTGCCCAGCGCCCAGGTCAACTCCCTGGATATGACCGACATCTGGGTGACCGCCACGGATCCGCTGCATCGCCTGCCCGACTCGAACGACCGTGTTCACTGGCGGGTCAACGCCCAGAAGCAGCCCGAAAAGCTGGAGGGCGAAGCGCTGGCGAAGTGGATCGCGAACCGCAAGAAGGGCGCCGGCCCGGGCCTGCCGTTCGCGCTGGAGATGGTCCGCCGGACCGGAGTGCCCATCGGCCTGATCCCCTGCGCCCACGGCGGAACGTCCATGGAGCAGTGGAACCCTGCCCTCAAGGACAAGGGCGGCGACTCCCTCTACGGCGGCATGGTGCGCCGCTTCCAGTTGGCCGGCGGCAAGATCAAGGGCCTGCTGTGGTACCAGGGCGAATCCGATGCGTCGCCCACGGCCGCGCCGCTCTTCGAAACGAAGTTCACCAACCTGATCACTGCCATCCGCAAGGACTTCAACCAGCCTGACTTGCCGTTCTACTACGTCCAGATTGGCCGCCACACCAACCTGACCAATCAGAATGAGTGGAACCAGATCCAGGACCTGCAGCTCAAGATCGAGTCGAAGATCCCGAACGTCGGCATGGTCACCTGCGTCGACTGCGAACTGGACGACGGCATCCACGTCGGCACGTCGGACCAGCCGCTGCTGGGCCACCGCCTGGCCAACCTGGCCACCGGCGAAACCCGCAAGGGCCCCCGGCCTGTCTCGGCGCGGGCCAAGGACGGCATCATCCGGGTCGACTTCGCGGAAGTGAACGGCCGCCTGAAGCATGCCGGCCGCCTCTATGGTTTCAGCGTGCATGACGCCAGCGGCGCCTTCATTCCAGCCATTTACAGGCAGCGCGTCAGCGCCGACGATCCCAATGTGGTGGAGTTGCTCTTCGGCGGCAAGCTGCCGGAGGGAGCGACGCTGCGTTATGGACTGGGCCGCGATCCTTACGTCAACCTGCGGGACGAAGCGGGCATGGCCGCCCCGGCCTTTGGCCCGATGCCGATCTCACAGTGATTTGAGCCACTTAGCGGCGGCCGCCAGGTCCGCCGACTTACAGATCAGGGATCCGGGGACGAGCCCATCGGCTCCGGACGCCCGCAGCAAAGGAGCCGTCTCCTGACGAATGCCCCCATCGGCTACCAGCCGGATGGGGGTTTCGTCGATCAGGGACTTCATCGCCGTCACGCGGTCGCACGCCCGCTCGTCCAGCCCGCAGCCCTTCACACCCATCGCCGTCCCCATCAGGACGACGGTATCGACCTTTGTTTTGAATGGCCTGACGAGCTCGACGGGGGTATCCAGCTCGAACGAGATGCCGGCGGACTTGCCCCGCGACTGCACCCGCTCCAGCACCTGCCAGACGCGCTTACCAATCTCGATGGGAACGGTCACCTGGTCCACGCCGGCTTCCAGAAAGGCGTCCAGCAGGTCCATGGGCCGGGTGGCCATCAGGTGCAGGTGGAAGGGGACCCGGGTCAGTTCGCGGAGCCGGGCCACCAAGTCTGGGAAGAATAGCAGGCAAGAGGCGTAGTGCCCGTCGCAAGCGTCCAGGTGGAAGGAGTCCGCAAATGGCTCCAAACGGGCAATTTCCTGCTGTAGGTTGGCCAGGTCCGCTGACCACAGCGAGACATCCAGCCAAAGCTTCTCTGTCAAAGACCCCATGCTACATTCAAAGTATCACGATGAAGTGTTTGCCCCTCTTTGCCACGATTTTCTGCGGTGTTCTGTTCGCTCAAGCCCCTCCCGCCGAACCGAAACCCGCTGCCCCCGCTGAAGCTGCCCCATCTTTGAAAGATGACAATGTGGTTGTCGTCATCGAGGGCAAGGAGTGGAAACGATCTGATCTGGAAATGCTCATCCGGGCGATGCGGGACACCAGTATTCCCCAGCAGTTTTACGGTGACAAGCGTGGGTTTCTGCAGGTCTTCGCAAGGATGGTGAGCCTCGCCAATGAGGCCGAGAAGCAGGGTTTGGACAAAGTGGATCCCCACAAGTGGCGGTTGATGTACAACCGGGACCTCTACCTGGCGCAGATCTACCTTGCTGCCAAGCAGAACACCATCCAGGTGCTGCCGGACGAGCAGAAGGCTTATTACGAAGCCCACAGGGCGGACTATTCGAAAGCCAAAGTGAAGGTCATCTACCTCGCTTTCAACGATACGCCCATGGCTTCGGCCGACCCGAAGGCAAAGAAGCCGAAAACCAGCGCAGAGGCGCAGAAGTTGGCGAATCAGGTGATACAATTAGCTCGCGGCGGGACGGATTTCGGGCAGTTGGTACAGAAATACTCTGACGACGCCGATTCCAAGGCCAAGAACGGCGAGTTCCCGGTGATCCAACCGGGGGACAATTCTTTGCCGACCCAGATCAAGTCTGCGGTTTTCGCCCTCAAGCCGGGCCAGGTTTCCGATGCTGTACGCCAGACCGGTGGGTTCTGGATCTTTCGTCTGGAAGAGTTTGTCACCTCGTCCTTCGATGAAGTACGCGACGACATCTACCTGACGATTCAAAAGGAGCGTTTTCAGCAGTGGATGGACGGCAAGCAGAAGAGCCTCGACGTCCAGTTCAAAGACGACAAGTACTTGGACTACAAGTCTCCGATCGAGTAGCCAAACAACTGTTGCGTCTCCCTCACTTTGAGGGCAAGCCTGTCAACATTACCTGGCAGCATGGGTTGAGAGCCTACCGAGGCCGCCTTCATTCAGGGGAAGGCCCTGGCGAGCAGGTTCATGCCGCCAGTTTTCTGCGCAAGCGGGAATTGGTTCTCGATACTTCCCTCAAGCACGACTCCATTGAACTGGCTCGAATTCTGACACACGAGATCTTTCACTTCGTCTGGTGGCGGCTAGGCAATCGCACCCGATTGGAGTGGCAGGCGCTCATTGAAGAGGAGTTCGCACGCGGAGCCATGGGTGAACTCGGCTGGTCGGCCGAGGCCCGGAAGAAGTGCTTGAGCGTCGAGGACCGCCACGACCGGACACGGATCTGGCGCGACTACATTTGTGAGAGCTTCTGCGACACCGCCGCCTGGATCTATAGCGGAGTGAGTGAGCATGAGGAGTTTACACTGAAGCCCCGCTTCCGAACCATCCGGCGCGACTGGTTTGATCAACTTACCAGACACCACGGCGGCGCGCTGCGCATCTAGTTGGTAGAATCGCCGTTAGGACCCTACTGAATGACATCTTCCTGGAAGCGAAGCGCCGCCACGCTCGCAGTTTTCGTGATTACGTTGGCGGGTTGCGCTTCCCAAGCTCAAAAGGGCCTGGAAAAGCCGCCTAGTTCCAAACCGGCCAGCACCCGCAACGCCGCTCCGAACTTCACCCTGAAAGACGTTGACGGCAAACCGGTCTCCCTCGCCGACTACAAGGGGAAGGTGGTGCTGCTGAATTTCTGGGCCACCTGGTGCGGCCCCTGCAAGATCGAGATTCCGTGGTTCATCGAGTTCCAGAAAACCTATAAAGACAAAGGTTTTACGGTGATTGGCGTGGCCCTGGACGACGAAGGCTGGGAAGCGGTCAAGCCCTACATCTCGGATAAGCAGGTGAACTATCCAGTGGTCACCGGCACCACTGCGGTAGAGCAGCTCTATGGCGGCATCGACGCACTGCCAACCACGTTCATCATTGATAAGGAAGGCCGCATTGCCAATACGCATGTGGGCCTGGTGAGCAGAAAAGAGTATGAGAGCGACATCAATGAACTGCTTCAGTAGGATCGCGGGCATCGCGCTCTGCGCCGCCGCAGCATTTGCGCAGGCGCCTTCATCGGGAGTGCTTACCGTCACCGAACCGGCCAAGCTGATCGTGAAGCGGACCGAGAATCCAGCCTTTGAGCTCAAGGTTTCGCTGCGCCCCGGCTATCACGCCAACTCGAATACGCCCACCGAAGAGTACCTGATCCCCTTCAAGCTCACCTGGGAGCCGGGCGCCCTCGAAGTAGCCGAGGTCGTCTATCCCAAGCCGAAACTGGAAAAGTACGATTTCACCGACAAGCCGATCTCGGTCTTTGGGGGCGAGTTCTCGGTCGTCACCAAGTTCAAGCGGGCCGCCAATCCGGCGCTTGGCCCGGGTTACATCACCGGCAAGCTGCGCTATCAGGCCTGCAACGACAAGATGTGCCTGCCGCCCAAGTCCGTCGAGATCAGACTGCCCATCCTGATGCAGTGACCCGCCGGCTGATCCTCCGCCCGGGTGCCATCGGCGACACCCTGGTATCGCTGCCGGCACTGGAATCTCTCCGCACGGACGCCACCGAGCTTTGGGCCCCGTCCGTCAACCTGCCGCTTCTCAGCCACTTGGGCAGCACACAATCGTTGGTTTCAGCCGGTGTCGACGCCCTGCGCCTGAGTCCGGCCACGCTGAACCGCCTGGCCCGATTCGACGACATCGTCTCCTGGTACGGCGCCACCCGTGAGGACTTCCGGGCCCAGGTCCAACACCTTCCCTTCCGCTTCTTCACCGCCCTGCCGCCCACCGGCTCAACCCTGCATGCGGTCGACTACTACCTGGATCAGGCAGGCGCTCCGCTGGGCGCCATCCCCCGATTGCCCATCGACCACAGGCCCGAAGGGTTCGCCGTGATTCACCCCTTCTCCGGTGGACGCTCGAAGAACTGGCCGCTCGCCCGATTCCAGGAGGTCGCCCGCCGGCTGCCGCTGCCCGTGAACTGGTGCGCGGGTCCCGAGGAGACGCTCGACGAGGCCATTCGTTTCAATGATTTAGGCGCCCTGGCCCGGTGGCTCGCCACGGCCAGCCTCTACATTGGCAACGACAGCGGGATCTCGCATCTCGCGGCGGCCTGCGGTGTCCCGGTGGTCGCCGTCTTCGGGCCTACCGATCCCGCCATCTGGGCTCCGCGCGGGCGGCATGTCTGTGTAGCCGCCTGGGACTGGCCGCCGGAACGGGTTGCGGCCGAGGCCTCGGCGCTGCTTACTGCTTCGGCTGGAACCCGATTCCTGTGAGGATCATGCCTAAACGACGGTTGTCGCCTGCCGGGCTGAAATCCTGGTCGATGCTCAGGGTCACGGTCGCCGTGTCACCCGGCGCAGTTAGCGGCCCGGTCTCCAGCGTGTAGCTCTCCGGCTTGGGAAAGGTCTGTTTTGCGACTTCGACTCCATTGAGAGTCATCGTGATGGTCCGCCCTGGCGCGGGGTCGGGAATGTACACCTTGGCCACTAACGGCTGGGGGGTCGGCGGCGGTTTCAGCAGGAACACCGCCCGGCCGCTCATCCAGCGCCACTGCTGGTTTTCCAGGCTGTAGACGCCGCTGACGAACTGGTTCGCGGCGGCCGTGGTCGACATGGGCAGCCAGGACAATTCCGGTTTCTTCTCTACAATCAACGACTTCGTGACGATGTCGACCGGCGCGGAGCTGATGTCGAAGGGCCAGAGTCCAAAGGACACACTGGAATAACCAGATCGCGACCCGAGGCCAACGAGGCGCAGCGGCAGGGTGGGGCGGATCTCCGTCCGCATCTGTTCCACCGCGAGCCCTCCGCCGGTGGTGTACGGAATCTGGTCGGACAACTCGCTGCCGATCACGATGTCGCCTGGCCGCAGGGTTTGCCCCCGCACCACCGCCAACGCCCCTTCGGCTTCCGTATAGAATCGCAGGCCCCATTCGCTATTCACCCACACCCGGTGGTTGGCGGTGTCTTTCATGGCCGCTGCCGCAAACTTCCGGTAACCGTCCCAATGCTGGTAGTTCACCGATGCCAGCCCCAGGCCGAGGGCCAGTTGTAAACCGAAGATGAGCCACAGCAGGCGGGGCTTTCCGGCATAGTAGCGCGCCACCAGAATCGCGAACGGAGCCGCCAGCGGCAGCAGGTAGCGCGCTGACCCGGCAAAGAACAGCACCAGCGCCGCCGCATAGAAGATCGCCACCCAGGCGCTGAGGAACCGGTCGCGGCTGCGCAACAGCGCCCAGAGCCCCAGGGGGGTGAACATCACGGCCAGGTGGCCGGTGAGGGCGATGGCGCTGCGCAGCTTCATCTCGCCGCGCTGTAACTTATATGTCTGAAAATGCTGGCCCAGGACCAGGGCCGGATACTGCCCGCTGGTGATCCGCTCGAAGCCCTGGTAACCCACAAACCCGAGAACCGGCACGGTGAGCAGCCACCAGTTCCTGCGGAGCGTCCCCTGCTGCCAGAAGTAGAGACCCAGGATCGGGATCAGCACCACGGACTGGTACGCCATGATCGAGCACGCCGCCAGGGCCAAGCCGGCGCTCTTCGGGCGGTCGTACACCACCAACGCCACTGTCAGAACCCAGAAGGCGAGGAACGGAAGGTCCGACTCCAGCGAAGTGGAGTTGACCAGGAACGCCGGGACCGCACAGAAGAGTAAGGTAGCCTCCACCGCCCGCTCCGGCACAAACTTCCGCGCCAGCGCGAGCATCGACAGTGCCGCGGTCAAAGCCAGCAGGAAGTAAGCGGCGTGGAATGGCACCTCGCGGATGTCTCCCACGAGAGCGAGGATGCCCCCCAGCAACCACCCGTCGCCGGGCGGATGCGGATGGCCCCGCATGTCCATGGGAATACCCAGGAATACGTATTTCGCGTGATGGGGATGCAGCGGGTCGATCTGCGCGTGTTGCGCCGCGGCCAGGTAGTAATAATCGTCGCCCTGGATCGCCTGATTCCAGAACGGCAGGCTCACCAGCAGGACAAACAGGCAGACGAGGAGTGCTTGCTTCCGCAAGTAATCAGTGTACCCCTGCTCAGCGTAGGACAGGCGCGTTCAGCCAGGCTCCGAACGCCTTCAGTACCGGCCAACCCTCCGGCCGCTCATAGAGTTGGACGAACGCCCGAGGGTACTCGACGGCGGGCGATCGCGCTCCGGTAGGGGTACGCGGATCCACCAGCCACATGGGGCGGGGCGCGATCACCTTGACCAGGTCTGGCAGATCGAAGTCCAGTAGGACACCGGGGATCGTGATTTCGGCCAGATTGGAGTGCAGGTGGCTTTGCGTGCACACAAACCAACTGGTCACCGTGTCTTCGGCCATCACCCGGGCGACCCTGGGCTCGAGCGCAGTGAACAGCAGCGCGGAGACGCCCGCATTCCCCTTCCCCCAGACAGAAATATTCTCGGGATCGACCTCAGGGTCCGCCGCCAGGTCATAGAAAGCGCTGGTGAGCTCGCTCACCCGCCAGCTCAGCAGCGACCGCCCGTTCAGCCACTCCTTGGCGGCCGCCTGGTAGGCAGGACTGTATCCGGCGGATCCACCCTGGGGAATGGGCGAATTCACGACCCGCAGGACGTAGCCCGCCGCTCGCAGTTCCGCCAGATCCGCCTCAGGGACTCCCGAGGTGACGATACCGGGCCGGCTGCCACGTGGGGACGTCCGGGCGACCAGGTGCAGCGGAGCGGGCGCCACGCGCTGCAGG encodes the following:
- a CDS encoding anaerobic sulfatase maturase, whose amino-acid sequence is MTPGNPFAIVNDSYSTASIQGQAPRITSLLIKPASAVCNLDCSYCFYLDRDADPYKELPARLMTNDTLERLVDNYLFYSYPASTFAFQGGEPTLAGLPFFQKLVDLQQRHGRNGQSVSNALQTNGVLLDKDWGQLFREYKFLIGISLDGPEEVNDLYRFNKAGHGTWKNVMRGVEAMQKEKVDFNVLCVLSQSNVHKPREIYKFYRSLGIDYMQFIPLAEFDAEGKPFPFTITPEEYGRFMCEIFDLWWPERRRIRVRFFDNLAEAIAGQKPGSCTMHETCDSYVVVEYNGDVYPCDFFVESSWKLGNVNLDSFPELARRQKRYSFAVKKTLAHPECQVCEFQTICHGGCPKTRHGMHKQFEDLDYFCQAYKMIFTKAVGPLRKDVEKLLGRSAELAPHSISPY
- a CDS encoding DNA alkylation repair protein, with the protein product MTPDGLSAHIHERMLALADAGFAAGQRRFFQHEVDTYGVRTQHLNGLVREVYAEVKAWPLADRNALMKRLWETGKLESGTLACHVYRRFARQCTSCEFQLFERWLDRYVHNWAHTDGVASWLLAACIENVPELRFSLKPWTAAPNRWKRRASAVALLQEAKAGRHADYIFEIARLLLPDRDDMVEKGVGWLLKEAYPQRPLETHAFLLENRDLATRLTLRYAAEKMTPEHRQSLLASHR
- a CDS encoding response regulator; the protein is MLFQCGLWRQRPALLLLAGCVGFTGLSWLYGFSSVSMPLNRVAVGDWRIAIFPPFAAGIVLMFWFGLEYALLPVIAACLGIGVAVHVPLRWLAPFSLVDASALTILAIVYRLSGLPYQFRNAAARLGYFMSALLCTLVASSGSFFLSQMSDAQAQVTLAQWEAWWLGALVDAAAAAVILHLCSPAVERWKQRNFGLLNQAPVSARTVFAGVLAGAVILAVIMFGVTDMMWHRLEATFHSGSAERIGRNLLVLSMLWTLMSRVTMSLILALCGGGIVLAWKWNRDLQHEASRRVREVDEVERRFRTTFAEAPLGIAHVSTTGAFILANNQFCEIFGYAWEELRGMNYLDIVDPKEHAVARQRAFDLVIGEARHHDFERAFVAKSGDAVWARARISIALTPDGSPDYCIVLLEDIRQRKEMEEQIRQTSKMEAVGRLAGGVAHDFNNLLTAILGFNEIARNQAGRGQSPTSSLEQVKKAAERAAELTRQLLTFSRRQITQPRLLDLNLEIRETLQLLPPLLGARIEVTFQPAAQLPVILADPSQISQILVNLAANAKDAMPGGGRIALRTYISRIESGHTGDLTGLLPGPHVTLEFRDSGAGIANDLLPKIFEPFFTTKETGRGTGLGLATVYGIVRQNQGAIEVHSEPGQGTQFLIHFPARTGVASPAGQAETAPAEAGTGARILLVEDEQAVREFLATALDRSGFQVQPAGSGAEALELFAGRTFDLVVTDVVMPRMTGVDMVRQMRAINPEIPVLFMSGYSHETRIESLPGRFIPKPFTIDALIDEMRAAIAGVPASSSPPHSAV
- a CDS encoding Gfo/Idh/MocA family protein, whose protein sequence is MPSQTHARRAFLRSAGQAAIAWSALSYSRILGANDKINMGLIGAGERGRGVMGNFLKTGDTNLVAACDVYAEMIDRAQKMAPGAKGFKDHRQLLEEKGIDAVLIATPDHWHSTVAIDALNAGKDVYVEKPLTLRMEEGPLIVKAARVNNRVCQVGLQQRSGAHYIEAKKKYIDEGVLGKISLVRTWWHGNGYHLRKAPPSLATLPSNLDWARFLGPVKWRDWDPQQFWNWRAYLDFGGGQVTDLMTHWIDVVHMFMGTDSPTSGVAAGGVYCYKDGRTAPDTINVLLEYGNEFTATFEATLAPGIRGEGIEFCGTKGKLYIDRRRYEYTSAERGAKPVEVMGPNYDFTLDHVKNFLECCKTRQRPNCDVYTGHRSAMASHLGNISYVQKRRLNFDPLREEILPL
- a CDS encoding sialate O-acetylesterase: MRILLSCLLLALPLAAQTLQITKGAAEYQVYQRGPGNTATIRVEGSAQGAAGKAVEARLVAAGLPAKDLDWKPAGKATATGFTVELANVPTGGPYRLELRVGGGPVTAVSNLLVGDLWLLAGQSNMEGVGNLENTPLPSAQVNSLDMTDIWVTATDPLHRLPDSNDRVHWRVNAQKQPEKLEGEALAKWIANRKKGAGPGLPFALEMVRRTGVPIGLIPCAHGGTSMEQWNPALKDKGGDSLYGGMVRRFQLAGGKIKGLLWYQGESDASPTAAPLFETKFTNLITAIRKDFNQPDLPFYYVQIGRHTNLTNQNEWNQIQDLQLKIESKIPNVGMVTCVDCELDDGIHVGTSDQPLLGHRLANLATGETRKGPRPVSARAKDGIIRVDFAEVNGRLKHAGRLYGFSVHDASGAFIPAIYRQRVSADDPNVVELLFGGKLPEGATLRYGLGRDPYVNLRDEAGMAAPAFGPMPISQ
- a CDS encoding ribulose-phosphate 3-epimerase; the protein is MGSLTEKLWLDVSLWSADLANLQQEIARLEPFADSFHLDACDGHYASCLLFFPDLVARLRELTRVPFHLHLMATRPMDLLDAFLEAGVDQVTVPIEIGKRVWQVLERVQSRGKSAGISFELDTPVELVRPFKTKVDTVVLMGTAMGVKGCGLDERACDRVTAMKSLIDETPIRLVADGGIRQETAPLLRASGADGLVPGSLICKSADLAAAAKWLKSL